A genomic region of Paroedura picta isolate Pp20150507F chromosome 4, Ppicta_v3.0, whole genome shotgun sequence contains the following coding sequences:
- the LOC143834779 gene encoding uncharacterized protein LOC143834779, with protein MQDEGNIYTEQEEGLEWDSSQGEVAGAGSFSSGMARALGDATPGHADFLERHITERRHLSKYDHLTGDEQWPDQLPMGVSNQGMATTLEVQELQQRIGKVTSWLQVVSGQLDPEAQREARRLLQADFREPGGQRLGDLPTLREREEAAMNAAAEAEAAALEAAQLEEEEEEEEDDNLRVADAGRGAGLQGLGQVVAQGLADGAGAGGLQIAAAAADGAGAADGAAAAAGGAAKVVAAARAAAAARAATAARAAAAAAARAATGVGQGVGRGARAPMDWGPGHLPPHLRGVEMRSTYKFKAKFSGDSSTFPSFLVHLQAYMMDMGFTFNDDAERIRFVGECLEGEAAKWFMDLYR; from the coding sequence atgcaggacgaaggcaatatctataccgaGCAGGAAGAAGGCCTGGAGTGGGACTCctctcagggcgaagtggccggCGCGGGCTCGTTTAGTTCGGGCATGGCCAGAGCTTTGGGAGATGCGACCCCGGGCCACGCGgatttcctggaaaggcacatcaccgaacgcaggcatctgtcgaagtacgaccacctgacaggtgatgagcagtggcctgacCAACTGCCTATGGGGGTGTCCAATCAAGGGATGGCGACCACCCtcgaggtgcaggagttgcaACAGAGAATCGGCAAGGTgaccagctggttgcaggtggtgTCGGGACAGTTGGATCCTGAGGCGCAGCGTGAGGCGAGACGCTTGCTGCAAGCAGACTTCCGCGAGCCTGGCGGCCAACGGCTGGGGGACCTCCCCACCCTAAGGGAgcgcgaggaggcggcgatgaaTGCCGCAGCCGAAGCCGAAGCCGCGGCCCTGGAGGCAGcgcaactggaggaggaggaggaggaggaagaagacgacaACCTCAGAGTGGCCGACGCCGGGAGAGGCGCGGGACTCCAAGGTttgggtcaagtcgtggcccaAGGGCTGGCTGATGGAGCcggagccggtggattacaaattgcagcggcggCTGCTGATGGAGCaggagcagcggacggagcagcggcggcggctggtggAGCGGCCAAAGTGGTGGCGGCAgccagggcggcggcggcggccagagCAGCGACGGcagcgagagcggcggcggcggcggcggcgagagcagcgacAGGAGTTGGTCAAGGAGTTGGTcgtggagcgcgggctccgatggattggggcccgggacaTCTGCCTCCTCACctcaggggagtggagatgcggagcacctacaagtttaaggccaAGTTCTCGGGTGATTCGTCAACTTTTCCGTCGTTCCTGgttcatctccaagcctacatgatggacatggggttcactttcaatgacgatgccgagcgcattcgtttcgtgggagagtgtttggagggagaggcggcaaagtggttcatggacctctaccgtTAG